In one window of Brenneria goodwinii DNA:
- the metK gene encoding methionine adenosyltransferase: protein MAKHLFTSESVSEGHPDKIADQISDAVLDAILEQDPKARVACETYVKTGMVLVGGEITTSAWVDIEEITRRTVRDIGYVNSEMGFDANSCAVLSAIGKQSPDINQGVDRSDPLEQGAGDQGLMFGYATNETDVLMPAPITYAHRLVQRQSEVRKNGTLPWLRPDAKSQVTFLYDDGKIAGIDAVVLSTQHSEEISQHDLHEAVMEEIIKPVLPAEWLTASTKFFINPTGRFVIGGPMGDCGLTGRKIIVDTYGGAARHGGGAFSGKDPSKVDRSAAYAARYVAKNIVAAGLADRCEIQVSYAIGVAEPTSIMIETFGTETIPTEKLTLLVREFFDLRPYGLIQMLDLLHPIYQDTAAYGHFGREHFPWEKTDKAAQLREAAGL from the coding sequence ATGGCTAAACACCTTTTTACGTCCGAGTCTGTCTCTGAGGGACACCCGGATAAGATTGCGGATCAGATCTCCGATGCCGTCCTTGACGCCATCCTGGAGCAGGATCCTAAGGCGCGTGTCGCCTGTGAGACTTACGTAAAAACCGGTATGGTGTTAGTCGGTGGTGAAATCACGACCAGCGCCTGGGTAGATATCGAAGAAATTACCCGCCGTACTGTGCGCGATATTGGTTACGTTAATTCCGAAATGGGTTTTGATGCCAACTCCTGTGCGGTGCTGAGCGCCATTGGTAAACAATCACCCGATATCAATCAGGGTGTGGATCGTAGCGATCCGTTGGAACAGGGCGCGGGCGACCAGGGGCTGATGTTTGGTTATGCAACCAATGAAACGGATGTCCTGATGCCAGCGCCGATCACCTATGCGCATCGCCTGGTGCAGCGTCAGTCTGAAGTGCGCAAAAACGGCACGCTGCCATGGCTGCGTCCGGATGCGAAAAGTCAGGTTACGTTCCTGTATGACGACGGCAAAATCGCCGGTATTGATGCCGTAGTGCTATCCACTCAGCATTCTGAAGAGATCTCGCAGCACGATCTGCATGAAGCGGTAATGGAAGAAATCATCAAGCCGGTTCTTCCTGCCGAATGGCTTACCGCCAGCACCAAATTCTTCATTAACCCAACCGGCCGTTTCGTTATCGGCGGCCCGATGGGCGACTGCGGTCTGACCGGTCGTAAAATTATTGTAGATACCTACGGTGGCGCGGCTCGTCACGGTGGCGGGGCCTTCTCCGGCAAGGATCCATCCAAAGTGGACCGTTCCGCCGCTTATGCCGCCCGCTATGTGGCGAAAAACATCGTTGCCGCCGGCTTGGCGGATCGCTGCGAGATTCAGGTATCGTACGCTATCGGCGTTGCCGAACCGACCTCCATCATGATCGAGACATTCGGCACGGAAACAATCCCTACCGAAAAACTGACGCTGCTGGTGCGCGAGTTCTTCGATCTGCGTCCGTACGGTTTAATCCAGATGCTGGATCTGCTGCATCCGATCTACCAGGATACCGCGGCTTACGGTCACTTCGGCCGTGAACATTTCCCGTGGGAAAAAACCGACAAGGCCGCGCAGTTGCGTGAAGCCGCCGGGTTATAA
- the speA gene encoding biosynthetic arginine decarboxylase, whose protein sequence is MSDDMIHRGSSATGKHENLRSMQEVAMNDQNASEMLRTYNIAWWGNNYYDVNELGHISVCPDPDVPEARVDLAKLVKELQEENHQRLPALFCFPQILQHRLRSINAAFKRARESFGYEGGYFLVYPIKVNQHRRVIESLVNSGEPMGLEAGSKAELMAVLGHAGMTRTVIVCNGYKDREYIRLALVGEKLGHKVYLVIEKMSEIKLVLEEAERLNVVPRLGVRARLASQGSGKWQSSGGEKSKFGLAAAQVLQLVEMLRAAGRLDSLQLLHFHLGSQLANIRDIATGVRESARFYVELHKLGVNIQCFDVGGGLGVDYEGTRSQSDCSVNYGLNEYANNVIWGIGDACNEYGLPHPTVITESGRAVTAHHTVLVSNIIGVERNEFSEPSAPEDDAPRALESLWSTWQEIKQPGNRRSLREWLHDSQMDLHDVHTQYTHGMLDLTQRAKAEQLYLSICQKIQQQLDPSNRAHRPIIDELQERMADKLYVNFSLFQSMPDAWGIDQLFPVMPLEGLNKQPDRRAVLLDITCDSDGSIDHYIDGDGIATTMPMPPYDPDNPPLLGFFMVGAYQEILGNMHNLFGDTATVDVFVFQDGSVEIDESDEGNTVADMLEYVQLDPEVLMARFRDQVKATNLDVALQAQFLEEFETGLYGYTYLEDE, encoded by the coding sequence ATGTCTGACGACATGATTCATCGAGGCTCGTCAGCGACGGGTAAACATGAAAACTTGCGCTCTATGCAGGAGGTTGCCATGAATGACCAGAATGCCAGCGAAATGCTTCGTACCTATAATATTGCCTGGTGGGGCAATAATTATTACGACGTCAATGAGTTAGGGCATATCAGCGTCTGTCCGGATCCCGATGTGCCGGAAGCGCGTGTCGATCTGGCCAAATTGGTCAAAGAGCTGCAGGAAGAAAATCATCAACGCCTGCCGGCGCTATTCTGTTTCCCTCAAATTCTCCAGCACCGGTTGCGCTCGATTAACGCGGCGTTTAAACGGGCGCGTGAATCGTTTGGCTATGAGGGCGGCTACTTTCTGGTGTACCCGATAAAAGTCAACCAGCATCGCCGTGTGATTGAATCGCTGGTCAACTCCGGCGAACCGATGGGGCTGGAGGCCGGATCAAAAGCGGAACTGATGGCGGTGCTGGGCCACGCCGGAATGACGCGCACGGTGATTGTCTGTAACGGCTATAAGGATCGCGAGTACATTCGCCTGGCGTTGGTGGGCGAAAAACTGGGACACAAAGTTTATCTGGTCATTGAAAAAATGTCCGAGATTAAGCTGGTGCTGGAGGAAGCGGAGCGTCTGAACGTGGTGCCCCGTCTTGGCGTTCGCGCCCGGTTGGCTTCCCAGGGCTCCGGTAAATGGCAGTCCAGCGGCGGCGAAAAATCCAAATTCGGTCTGGCCGCGGCGCAGGTGCTGCAACTCGTTGAAATGCTGCGCGCGGCCGGGCGGCTGGATAGCCTGCAACTGCTGCATTTCCATCTTGGTTCCCAACTGGCGAATATTCGCGATATCGCCACCGGGGTGCGTGAATCCGCCCGTTTCTACGTTGAATTGCACAAGCTGGGCGTCAACATTCAGTGTTTCGACGTTGGCGGCGGTTTAGGGGTGGATTATGAAGGAACCCGCTCTCAGTCCGACTGTTCGGTAAACTACGGCCTGAATGAATACGCCAACAATGTGATTTGGGGCATTGGCGATGCCTGCAACGAATATGGGCTGCCGCACCCGACGGTGATCACCGAATCGGGCCGGGCGGTCACGGCGCACCACACCGTGTTGGTTTCCAACATTATCGGGGTGGAGCGTAATGAATTCAGCGAACCTTCCGCGCCAGAGGATGATGCGCCGCGGGCGTTGGAAAGTCTGTGGTCAACCTGGCAGGAAATCAAACAGCCGGGGAATCGGCGTTCTCTGCGTGAATGGCTGCATGACAGCCAGATGGACCTGCATGATGTGCATACCCAATACACGCACGGTATGTTGGATTTAACCCAGCGGGCGAAAGCGGAACAGCTTTATCTGAGTATCTGTCAGAAAATTCAGCAGCAGCTGGATCCCAGCAATCGTGCCCATCGGCCGATTATTGATGAGCTGCAGGAGCGCATGGCCGATAAGCTGTACGTCAATTTCTCGCTGTTCCAGTCGATGCCGGATGCATGGGGAATCGATCAGTTGTTCCCGGTTATGCCGCTGGAAGGGTTGAACAAGCAACCCGATCGCCGCGCGGTGCTGTTGGATATTACCTGTGATTCGGATGGTTCCATCGATCATTACATTGATGGCGATGGTATTGCGACAACGATGCCGATGCCGCCGTATGATCCTGATAATCCGCCTTTATTAGGCTTTTTTATGGTTGGCGCGTATCAGGAAATACTGGGGAATATGCATAACCTGTTTGGCGACACCGCTACCGTCGATGTATTCGTTTTCCAGGATGGTTCCGTTGAGATTGATGAGTCGGACGAAGGGAACACGGTTGCCGATATGTTGGAATACGTTCAGCTCGATCCCGAGGTATTGATGGCTCGTTTCCGCGATCAGGTAAAAGCGACTAACCTGGATGTGGCGCTTCAGGCGCAGTTCCTGGAAGAGTTTGAAACCGGTCTTTATGGGTATACCTATTTAGAGGACGAATAA
- a CDS encoding LuxR C-terminal-related transcriptional regulator gives MDVRIFSKCHFTTVGLQEVLSSIPALDVRSSTRFTLSQRKTTCLFIIDGGSEGFEEYYESVRTLFYNMTLAFVIINSSPHHAPVCIKDKTILISKSSPIEVFYRFLDSILTHNQNLFTPVRLSKSEYAIFQYWISGHPVELISEIIGLNKKSVLNSKSRLLNKYGVQDKSSLILIARILFRESLIGEESTHATEPTKDTDAMDSLA, from the coding sequence ATGGATGTCAGAATCTTCAGCAAATGTCATTTCACAACCGTAGGCTTGCAAGAAGTCCTTTCCAGCATTCCTGCACTCGATGTGAGATCCTCTACCAGGTTTACCCTTTCCCAGAGAAAGACAACCTGTCTCTTTATCATTGATGGCGGTAGTGAAGGTTTTGAGGAGTATTACGAATCAGTAAGAACGCTTTTTTACAATATGACGTTAGCGTTCGTTATCATCAATAGTTCCCCCCATCATGCGCCCGTGTGCATCAAAGACAAAACTATTCTTATTTCCAAGTCATCACCGATAGAAGTTTTTTATCGTTTTCTGGATTCCATACTTACTCATAATCAAAATTTATTCACTCCCGTCAGATTATCCAAGTCAGAATATGCCATTTTTCAATATTGGATTTCAGGCCACCCCGTTGAATTAATATCAGAAATCATTGGCCTGAATAAAAAGTCCGTATTGAACAGTAAATCAAGATTATTGAATAAATATGGCGTTCAGGACAAAAGCTCATTAATACTCATTGCGAGAATTCTCTTTAGGGAGAGCCTGATTGGAGAAGAGTCAACTCACGCAACAGAGCCGACAAAAGACACCGATGCGATGGATTCTCTAGCGTAA
- a CDS encoding M48 family metallopeptidase, with protein sequence MTPRISLPLLALSISALLGGCQNLDSSALLQSGAQAFQAATLTDEQVKTLSNQSCEQMDKEAQIAPANSAYTQRLNKIADALGHDINGTPANYKVYLTKDVNAWAMANGCIRVYSGLMDMMTDNEVEGVLGHEMGHVALGHTRKAMQVAYAATAARSAASSAGGVAASLSQSQLADLGEKLVNAQFSQVQEQQADDYSFDLLKKRGLKREGLATSFEKLAKLDAGRESSMFDSHPASEERAKHIRERIAAEK encoded by the coding sequence ATGACACCTCGTATTTCTTTGCCTTTGCTGGCGCTAAGTATTAGCGCTTTACTCGGCGGTTGCCAGAATCTTGACTCCAGCGCATTACTACAGTCCGGCGCTCAGGCGTTTCAGGCCGCCACGCTGACTGACGAACAGGTAAAAACGCTGAGCAACCAATCCTGCGAGCAAATGGATAAAGAGGCCCAGATTGCCCCCGCTAATAGCGCGTACACACAGCGTCTGAATAAAATTGCGGATGCGTTAGGTCACGATATTAACGGCACGCCGGCCAACTATAAGGTTTACCTGACAAAAGATGTAAACGCCTGGGCGATGGCAAACGGATGCATCCGTGTGTACAGCGGCCTCATGGATATGATGACGGATAACGAGGTCGAAGGCGTTCTGGGCCATGAAATGGGCCACGTTGCGCTAGGCCACACCCGGAAAGCCATGCAGGTGGCTTACGCCGCGACGGCGGCTCGTTCCGCAGCCTCTTCCGCCGGCGGCGTTGCGGCATCGTTATCACAGTCTCAACTTGCCGATTTGGGAGAAAAACTGGTTAATGCGCAGTTCTCTCAGGTACAAGAGCAACAGGCTGATGATTATTCGTTCGATCTGTTGAAAAAACGCGGGCTCAAACGGGAAGGATTGGCCACCAGCTTTGAGAAACTGGCCAAGCTGGATGCCGGGCGTGAAAGCAGCATGTTTGATTCCCATCCCGCATCGGAAGAACGGGCCAAACATATTCGTGAACGGATTGCGGCTGAAAAGTAA
- the tkt gene encoding transketolase encodes MSSRKELANAIRALSMDGVQKAKSGHPGAPMGMADIAEVLWRDYLNHNPADPHWANRDRFVLSNGHASMLIYSLLHLTGYDLPIEELKNFRQLHSKTPGHPEYGYTPGVETTTGPLGQGIANAVGMAIAERTLAAQFNRPGHEIIDHHTYVFMGDGCMMEGISHEVCSLAGTMKLGKLTAFYDDNGISIDGHVEGWFTDDTAARFEAYGWHVVRGIDGHDADAIKRAINEARLVTDKPSLLMCKTVIGFGSPNKAGTHDVHGAPLGDSEVAAAREQLGWKYPPFEIPAEIYAEWDAKAAGKRKEATWDEAFAAYASAYPELAAEFKRRTNGDLPDNWQADAQKFIEQLQANPAKIASRKASQNALEAYGKLLPEFLGGSADLAPSNLTIWSGSKSLDKDAGGNYIHYGVREFGMTAIASGISLHGGFIPYTATFLMFVEYARNAVRMAALMKIRSIYVYTHDSIGLGEDGPTHQPVEQLASLRVTPNMSTWRPADQVETAVAWKYAIERKDGPTALILSRQNLAQQERSAQQLTDVAKGAYVLKDSDGQPDVILIATGSEVELAVGAYAKLTAEGHKVRVVSMPSTDAFDKQDEAYREAVLPKAVSARVAIEAGIADYWYKYVGLNGAIVGMESFGESAPAEQLFEEFGFTVDNVVAKAKALLK; translated from the coding sequence ATGTCCTCTCGTAAAGAACTCGCCAATGCTATCCGTGCGCTGAGTATGGATGGTGTGCAAAAAGCTAAATCCGGTCACCCGGGCGCCCCGATGGGGATGGCGGATATCGCCGAAGTTCTGTGGCGTGATTACCTCAACCATAATCCTGCCGACCCGCATTGGGCCAATCGCGACCGCTTTGTGCTGTCCAACGGCCACGCTTCAATGCTGATATATAGCCTGCTTCACCTCACTGGTTATGATCTGCCGATTGAAGAGTTGAAAAACTTTCGTCAATTGCATTCCAAAACCCCCGGTCACCCTGAATATGGTTACACCCCAGGCGTAGAAACCACGACCGGTCCGTTGGGGCAGGGCATTGCCAACGCGGTAGGCATGGCGATTGCCGAACGAACGCTGGCCGCGCAGTTTAACCGTCCGGGTCATGAAATTATTGATCATCACACCTATGTCTTCATGGGCGACGGCTGCATGATGGAAGGGATCTCTCACGAGGTTTGTTCGCTGGCCGGCACCATGAAGCTTGGCAAACTGACTGCATTTTACGATGACAACGGCATCTCCATTGACGGTCACGTAGAAGGCTGGTTTACCGATGATACCGCCGCCCGTTTTGAGGCTTACGGTTGGCACGTCGTCCGTGGCATAGACGGTCACGATGCCGATGCGATTAAACGCGCCATTAACGAAGCCCGACTGGTTACCGATAAACCATCGCTGCTGATGTGTAAAACGGTAATTGGTTTCGGTTCGCCGAACAAAGCCGGTACGCACGACGTCCACGGCGCGCCGCTGGGCGATAGCGAAGTCGCGGCGGCCCGCGAACAGCTGGGCTGGAAGTACCCGCCGTTTGAGATCCCCGCAGAAATTTACGCCGAGTGGGACGCGAAAGCGGCCGGCAAGCGTAAAGAAGCAACCTGGGATGAAGCCTTTGCTGCCTACGCCAGCGCTTATCCTGAGCTGGCTGCCGAGTTTAAACGCCGTACCAATGGTGATTTACCGGATAACTGGCAGGCTGATGCGCAGAAATTCATCGAGCAGTTGCAAGCTAACCCGGCGAAAATCGCCAGCCGCAAAGCCTCGCAGAATGCGCTGGAAGCCTACGGTAAACTGCTGCCGGAATTCCTGGGCGGTTCCGCCGACCTGGCGCCAAGCAACCTGACGATATGGTCCGGTTCGAAGTCGCTGGATAAGGACGCCGGCGGCAATTACATCCACTACGGCGTGCGTGAGTTCGGCATGACGGCGATTGCCAGCGGTATTTCGCTGCACGGCGGCTTTATCCCTTATACCGCCACCTTCCTGATGTTTGTGGAATATGCCCGTAATGCGGTTCGCATGGCGGCGCTGATGAAAATTCGCAGCATTTACGTCTATACCCATGACTCTATTGGCCTGGGCGAGGATGGCCCGACCCACCAGCCGGTTGAGCAGTTAGCCAGCCTGCGCGTTACGCCGAATATGAGTACCTGGCGTCCGGCCGATCAGGTTGAAACGGCGGTGGCATGGAAATATGCCATTGAACGTAAGGATGGCCCGACCGCATTGATCCTGTCGCGTCAGAATCTGGCTCAACAGGAACGCAGCGCGCAGCAATTGACTGATGTGGCGAAAGGCGCCTATGTGCTGAAAGACAGCGACGGTCAACCGGATGTCATCCTGATCGCCACCGGTTCCGAAGTCGAACTGGCTGTCGGCGCTTATGCCAAGCTGACCGCCGAAGGGCATAAGGTTCGCGTGGTGTCCATGCCGTCAACCGACGCATTTGACAAACAGGATGAAGCCTATCGTGAAGCCGTATTGCCGAAAGCGGTATCGGCGCGTGTGGCGATCGAGGCGGGCATTGCCGACTACTGGTACAAGTACGTCGGTCTGAACGGCGCAATTGTCGGGATGGAAAGCTTTGGTGAATCCGCGCCGGCTGAGCAACTGTTTGAAGAGTTCGGCTTCACGGTTGATAACGTGGTGGCAAAAGCCAAAGCGTTATTGAAGTAA
- a CDS encoding ABC transporter substrate-binding protein — MLIKIGTVIIAIAILGSVPAYAEFPAGYPSEYQAIVDGARKEGKVVVYSTTDTKAAGPLIQGFETLYPGVKVEYNDMNSTELYNRFISEQASGGTSGDVLWSSSMDTALKLATDYALEYASPEQGQLPKWAVWKEKAYGTTYEPVVFIYNKRLIPQEDVPGSHADLAKLIASQTDKFNRKVTTYDIEKSGLGFMLSVQDAKEDPNYFTTLADVAKGGLAVQSSTGTMMERVSSGENLIGFNILGSYAEARAKTDPSLGIVYPKDYTLVLSRVSFISREASHPNAAKLWFNYVLSEKGQNILANQADIPSIRNDIEGKNDIEGMTQMLGDALKPIPVDESLLEYLQPVKRLDYIKQWRTAAAK; from the coding sequence ATGTTGATAAAAATCGGCACGGTGATAATTGCGATCGCCATATTGGGTTCGGTCCCCGCCTATGCTGAATTTCCGGCAGGATATCCGTCTGAATATCAGGCTATCGTTGATGGCGCCAGGAAAGAGGGCAAGGTTGTCGTGTACTCAACTACCGACACCAAAGCGGCCGGCCCATTGATTCAGGGATTTGAAACTCTGTATCCGGGCGTTAAGGTCGAATACAACGACATGAACAGCACGGAATTGTATAACCGTTTTATCAGTGAACAGGCGTCAGGCGGCACCAGCGGCGATGTGCTGTGGAGTTCGTCGATGGATACAGCACTGAAACTGGCGACCGATTATGCGCTGGAATACGCGTCTCCAGAGCAGGGCCAGTTGCCTAAATGGGCTGTTTGGAAAGAGAAAGCCTATGGCACCACCTACGAACCGGTGGTGTTTATCTATAACAAACGCCTGATCCCGCAGGAAGACGTACCCGGTTCGCACGCCGATCTGGCAAAACTCATCGCCAGCCAGACCGACAAATTCAACAGAAAGGTCACCACCTATGATATTGAAAAGTCAGGACTGGGGTTTATGTTGTCGGTGCAGGACGCCAAGGAGGATCCGAATTATTTCACTACGCTGGCTGATGTCGCCAAGGGCGGTTTGGCGGTACAGTCTTCCACCGGCACGATGATGGAAAGGGTGTCATCAGGCGAAAATCTGATTGGTTTCAACATACTGGGCTCCTATGCCGAAGCGCGAGCCAAAACGGATCCTTCGTTGGGTATCGTGTATCCGAAGGATTACACCCTGGTGCTGTCGCGCGTGTCCTTTATCAGCAGAGAGGCTTCTCATCCTAACGCGGCGAAACTGTGGTTTAACTATGTGCTGTCCGAAAAGGGGCAGAATATTCTTGCCAATCAGGCTGATATTCCTTCCATCCGTAACGATATCGAAGGCAAGAATGATATTGAAGGCATGACGCAAATGTTGGGCGATGCCTTAAAGCCAATCCCGGTCGATGAAAGCCTGCTTGAGTACCTGCAACCGGTGAAACGCCTGGATTACATCAAACAGTGGCGTACAGCGGCGGCAAAATAA
- a CDS encoding ABC transporter permease yields MKAWRRKWQSLPRGVVVLITALVIYIPLSFIIIQSFLSAPFFAPSKVFSLEAFQFIFTDPDFYKALKSGFILAFGLIVIAIPLGGILAFLMVRTDLPGRRLIEPLILVPIFVSPMVLGFGYVVAAGPVGFFSLWAEALLGFVPWNIYSMASIVAIAGLTHVPHAYLYISSALRSVGSDVEEAARTAGASPLQVMTAVSLPMVRPSILYACVLLFFLGLEVFGLMLVLGDPEGNLVLATYLYQLTNKLGTPSYHLMAAVAVVLICITIPLVMLQRRLMRTANRFVTVKGKAAQAHALPLGKWRWVAGSVVVLWLTVTIGVPLLGVMLRAFISNWGVGVSLWDELSLNTFRTIWQQPNLLRAIVNSMAIGVIGGALAVVCYLFIGIAMHRKPDGVTRFLDYSVLVPRAVPGLLAGLAFLWVFLFLPMWLDKSLKEGWLSALPMAEWLRANGIVWLRSLRSTIFSVWLAYTVVWMAYGLRLISSTLLQVGPELEEAARSTGASRGQITRHITIPLSRYGLIGSWLLMFLIFEREYSTGVYLLSPGTETIGSMLVSLWAAGAIDIVAALSFINIMLVVLGLGISLRFGVSLHD; encoded by the coding sequence ATGAAAGCATGGCGCAGAAAGTGGCAGAGCCTGCCGCGTGGCGTAGTGGTATTGATAACCGCACTGGTTATCTACATACCGCTGTCGTTTATCATCATTCAAAGTTTTCTTTCCGCCCCGTTTTTCGCCCCCTCCAAGGTGTTCAGCCTGGAGGCGTTTCAGTTTATTTTTACCGATCCGGATTTTTATAAGGCGTTGAAAAGCGGTTTTATTTTGGCCTTCGGATTGATCGTCATCGCCATACCGCTGGGGGGAATTCTGGCTTTTCTGATGGTCAGGACCGATTTACCCGGCCGCAGATTGATTGAGCCGCTGATTCTGGTGCCTATTTTTGTTTCACCGATGGTGCTGGGTTTCGGTTACGTGGTGGCGGCCGGGCCGGTGGGGTTCTTTTCCTTATGGGCGGAGGCGCTGTTGGGTTTTGTGCCGTGGAATATCTACTCGATGGCGAGCATTGTGGCGATCGCCGGGCTGACCCATGTTCCCCATGCTTATCTTTATATTTCATCAGCGTTGCGCAGCGTGGGTTCCGATGTGGAAGAAGCGGCGCGCACGGCGGGCGCCTCGCCGCTGCAGGTGATGACCGCCGTCAGCCTGCCGATGGTTCGTCCGTCGATTTTGTACGCCTGCGTGTTGCTGTTTTTTCTCGGGCTGGAAGTGTTCGGCCTGATGCTGGTGCTGGGCGATCCCGAAGGCAATTTGGTGCTGGCGACCTACCTTTATCAACTCACCAATAAGCTGGGCACCCCGTCCTATCATTTGATGGCGGCGGTGGCGGTAGTACTTATCTGCATCACCATCCCGCTGGTTATGCTGCAGCGCCGTCTGATGCGCACTGCCAACCGCTTTGTCACCGTAAAGGGCAAAGCTGCGCAGGCCCATGCGTTGCCGTTGGGAAAATGGCGTTGGGTTGCCGGTTCCGTTGTGGTGCTCTGGTTGACGGTGACGATAGGCGTGCCGCTGCTGGGGGTGATGTTGCGCGCTTTTATTTCCAATTGGGGCGTTGGCGTCTCCCTCTGGGATGAACTATCGCTCAACACCTTCCGTACGATTTGGCAGCAGCCCAATCTGCTGCGGGCCATCGTCAACTCAATGGCGATAGGGGTGATCGGCGGAGCGTTGGCCGTGGTCTGCTATCTGTTTATCGGTATAGCCATGCACCGCAAGCCCGATGGCGTGACCCGTTTTCTTGACTACAGCGTTCTGGTTCCGCGCGCCGTGCCGGGGCTGTTGGCGGGGCTGGCGTTCCTGTGGGTGTTTCTGTTTTTACCTATGTGGCTGGATAAATCGCTGAAAGAGGGCTGGCTGTCGGCGCTGCCGATGGCGGAGTGGCTACGGGCGAACGGGATCGTCTGGCTGCGCTCATTGCGCAGTACCATTTTCAGCGTCTGGTTGGCGTATACCGTGGTATGGATGGCATACGGCCTGCGGTTGATTTCTTCAACGCTGCTGCAGGTCGGTCCTGAGTTGGAAGAAGCGGCGCGCAGCACCGGCGCAAGCCGCGGTCAAATAACCCGTCACATCACCATTCCGCTGTCGCGTTACGGCCTGATAGGTTCGTGGCTGCTGATGTTCCTGATTTTCGAGCGTGAATATTCCACTGGGGTTTATTTGCTTTCTCCGGGGACCGAAACCATCGGTTCAATGCTGGTTTCCCTGTGGGCGGCCGGCGCGATTGATATTGTCGCCGCGCTCTCCTTTATCAACATTATGTTGGTCGTGCTGGGGTTGGGTATTTCCCTACGTTTTGGAGTGAGTTTACATGATTGA
- a CDS encoding ABC transporter ATP-binding protein, with amino-acid sequence MIELSVENLHLTYGDNPVLKGVSMQLMRGEVVSLLGPSGSGKTTLLRAVAGLEKPTQGRIIIGRNTVYDGGERSEIPAEERNLGLVFQSYALWPHKTVFENVAYPLKLRKIAAAEITQRVQGVLEQLGLGHLSKRHPHQLSGGQQQRVAIGRALVYNPPVILLDEPLSNLDAKLREEARVFLRELIIKLGLSALLVTHDQNEAMAISDRILLLNNGKIEQQGTPQDMYGSPTTLFTAEFMGSNNRLYGKISEIRDGKAMIEGKDWALWGLAGEGVQTGQQATAVIRVERVCLDDAPGENQLELPLLTSMYLGDRWEYLFRTVAEDFVVRAYGTEVRESALYRLSLPAEHLWIFPSAQP; translated from the coding sequence ATGATTGAGCTTTCAGTAGAGAACCTGCATTTGACCTATGGCGATAACCCGGTACTCAAAGGGGTGTCCATGCAGTTGATGCGGGGAGAGGTGGTTTCGCTGCTGGGGCCGTCGGGCAGCGGTAAAACCACCTTGTTGCGCGCCGTGGCCGGTTTGGAAAAACCCACGCAGGGCCGCATTATTATCGGCCGCAATACGGTTTACGATGGCGGCGAGCGCAGTGAAATTCCCGCCGAAGAGCGCAACCTGGGATTGGTGTTCCAGTCTTATGCCCTGTGGCCGCATAAAACCGTGTTTGAAAACGTTGCCTATCCACTGAAGTTGCGCAAGATAGCGGCGGCAGAAATTACCCAACGTGTGCAGGGGGTGCTTGAGCAGCTTGGGTTAGGTCATTTGAGCAAACGCCACCCGCACCAACTTTCCGGCGGCCAGCAGCAGCGCGTGGCGATCGGCCGAGCGCTGGTATACAACCCGCCGGTGATCCTGCTGGATGAACCGTTGTCGAATCTTGATGCGAAGCTACGTGAAGAGGCGCGGGTATTTCTGCGTGAACTGATCATCAAACTTGGTCTGTCGGCGTTGCTAGTCACTCACGATCAGAATGAGGCGATGGCGATCTCCGATCGTATCCTGCTGCTTAATAATGGGAAAATTGAACAGCAGGGCACGCCTCAGGACATGTATGGTTCACCGACGACCCTATTTACCGCTGAATTTATGGGTAGCAACAACCGCCTGTATGGCAAGATTAGCGAAATTCGCGACGGCAAGGCGATGATAGAAGGCAAGGATTGGGCGCTCTGGGGGCTGGCGGGAGAAGGCGTACAAACCGGCCAGCAGGCGACGGCGGTGATTCGTGTTGAGCGTGTCTGCCTGGACGACGCGCCCGGAGAGAATCAGCTTGAATTGCCGTTGCTGACCAGTATGTATCTTGGCGATCGTTGGGAGTATTTATTCCGCACGGTAGCCGAAGATTTCGTGGTGCGGGCTTACGGCACCGAGGTGCGGGAATCCGCGTTGTACCGCCTCTCCCTGCCGGCGGAACACCTGTGGATTTTCCCCTCGGCCCAGCCATAA